The following are from one region of the Pirellulaceae bacterium genome:
- a CDS encoding FAD-dependent oxidoreductase has translation MHPLYPHLLAPLDLGFTTLKNRVLMGSMHTGLEEKRDGFERMAAFFAERAAGGVALIVTGGIAPNCAGWAGPFTAKLSNHREMRRHRLLPDAVHSAGGKICLQILHAGRYGYHPLAVAPSRIKSPISPFTPWALTGRGVERTIRAFVNTAQLAQAAGYDGVEIMGSEGYLINQFIAARTNRRRDQWGGDYQNRIRFPLEIVRRTRQAVGDKFILIYRLSMLDLVEGGSSWDEVVELARGIEQAGATLMNTGIGWHEARVPTIATMVPRGGYAWITGRMKGQVNIPLITTNRINTPEKAEEILSAGQADMVSMARPMLADAEFVNKAQQQRADEINTCIACNQACLDHIFSRKIASCLVNPRACHETQLNYIRTPRKQKLAVVGAGPAGLAYACIAASRGHQVHLFEADSEIGGQFNMAKRIPGKEEFHETLRYYRRQIELSGVQLHLNTRATTELLSTEEFDQAVIATGVAPRQISIPGSDHPQVLTYIDVLRHGQPVGRRVAIIGAGGIGFDVATFLTQSEHPTSLDIPAFMSEWGVDMNYADRGALTKPAPVQPTREIYLCQRSRGKPGERLAKTTGWIHRSGLKRHGVKMLSDVQYQRIDDAGLHITVAGKPQLLSVDNVIVCAGQEPLRELVEPLRQRGLTVHLIGGAHEAHELDAKRAIEQASRLAAAV, from the coding sequence TGCGCTGGCTGGGCCGGCCCGTTCACTGCGAAACTGTCAAACCATCGCGAGATGCGTCGTCATCGCCTGTTGCCCGACGCGGTTCACTCAGCCGGCGGCAAAATTTGTTTGCAGATTCTGCACGCCGGGCGCTACGGCTATCATCCGCTGGCCGTCGCCCCGTCGCGCATCAAGTCGCCGATCTCGCCGTTTACCCCCTGGGCGCTGACCGGACGCGGCGTCGAGCGTACGATTCGCGCGTTTGTCAACACGGCTCAATTGGCTCAGGCTGCCGGCTACGACGGCGTCGAGATCATGGGTAGCGAAGGATATTTGATTAACCAATTCATCGCCGCGCGCACCAACCGTCGGCGTGATCAGTGGGGAGGCGACTATCAGAATCGCATTCGCTTCCCATTGGAGATCGTGCGGAGAACTCGACAGGCCGTTGGCGACAAGTTCATCTTGATCTATCGACTGTCGATGCTGGATTTAGTCGAAGGCGGCAGCAGTTGGGACGAAGTGGTTGAACTGGCGCGAGGCATCGAGCAAGCCGGGGCGACATTGATGAATACCGGTATTGGCTGGCATGAGGCGCGCGTGCCCACCATCGCCACCATGGTCCCGCGTGGTGGCTATGCTTGGATCACCGGGCGTATGAAAGGCCAGGTCAACATCCCGCTAATCACCACCAATCGCATCAACACGCCAGAGAAGGCCGAAGAGATATTGTCAGCCGGCCAAGCCGACATGGTATCGATGGCGCGGCCCATGTTAGCCGACGCTGAATTTGTCAACAAAGCGCAGCAGCAACGAGCTGATGAGATCAATACCTGCATCGCCTGCAACCAAGCCTGTCTGGATCACATCTTCAGCCGCAAGATCGCCAGTTGCTTGGTCAATCCCCGCGCCTGTCACGAAACACAGCTGAACTATATTCGAACGCCGCGCAAGCAGAAGTTGGCCGTTGTCGGCGCTGGACCGGCAGGCCTGGCCTATGCTTGCATCGCCGCCAGTCGCGGACATCAAGTGCATTTGTTCGAAGCCGACTCGGAGATCGGCGGTCAATTCAACATGGCCAAACGCATTCCCGGCAAAGAAGAGTTCCACGAGACGCTGCGCTACTATCGGCGGCAAATCGAGCTGTCTGGAGTGCAACTACATTTGAACACACGCGCCACAACAGAGTTGTTGTCCACTGAGGAATTTGACCAGGCGGTTATCGCTACCGGTGTAGCGCCGCGACAGATTTCCATTCCCGGCAGCGATCATCCGCAAGTGCTTACCTACATCGACGTCTTGCGGCACGGCCAGCCCGTAGGACGCCGCGTGGCCATCATCGGTGCTGGCGGGATTGGCTTTGATGTGGCTACCTTTCTGACGCAGTCTGAGCATCCCACCAGCCTGGACATTCCCGCCTTCATGTCCGAGTGGGGTGTCGATATGAACTATGCTGATCGCGGGGCGCTGACTAAGCCGGCCCCCGTCCAGCCCACTCGCGAAATTTATCTTTGTCAACGATCCCGAGGCAAACCTGGCGAGCGACTCGCCAAAACCACTGGCTGGATCCATCGTAGTGGCTTGAAGCGACATGGCGTGAAGATGTTATCCGACGTCCAGTACCAGCGCATCGACGATGCTGGCTTGCACATTACCGTAGCTGGCAAGCCGCAACTTTTGTCCGTCGACAACGTCATCGTCTGCGCCGGCCAAGAGCCCTTGCGCGAGCTAGTTGAACCCTTGCGTCAGCGCGGCCTGACCGTACATCTGATCGGCGGTGCTCATGAAGCCCACGAGCTAGACGCCAAACGCGCCATCGAACAAGCCAGCCGCTTAGCCGCAGCCGTTTAA